From Diaminobutyricibacter sp. McL0608, one genomic window encodes:
- a CDS encoding iron ABC transporter ATP-binding protein translates to MVEPTRNRFAGLARAAAVVVVVAGTIALSACAGAGKPTPTATHASTTAPSTAPSAAPTPTPTPSDPPTPVTLTCDQIVTADQIYAYNPNFGADPGYAPASGSLEATIAGYKGVACGWLNQTSNDVIEIAVAKPPASELDGLKNTAVTNSQPVPTYGVPPQVEGYFAMRGAKGEVQIFTGTYWVVANSPAFQEPGDAAPLMQNVLDNLPKQ, encoded by the coding sequence ATGGTTGAACCGACCCGCAATCGATTCGCAGGCCTCGCGCGCGCAGCCGCCGTCGTCGTGGTCGTGGCCGGCACGATCGCCCTCAGCGCCTGCGCCGGCGCCGGCAAGCCGACCCCCACTGCGACTCACGCGTCCACCACGGCCCCCTCGACGGCGCCCAGCGCCGCGCCGACTCCGACCCCGACGCCATCCGATCCTCCGACGCCGGTGACACTCACCTGCGACCAGATCGTCACGGCAGACCAGATCTACGCCTACAACCCGAACTTCGGCGCGGACCCCGGCTACGCACCGGCGTCCGGTTCGCTCGAAGCGACCATCGCCGGTTACAAGGGCGTCGCGTGCGGCTGGCTGAACCAGACCAGCAACGACGTCATCGAGATCGCGGTGGCGAAGCCTCCGGCGAGCGAGCTCGACGGGCTCAAGAACACTGCGGTGACCAACAGCCAGCCGGTGCCCACGTACGGCGTGCCCCCGCAGGTCGAGGGCTATTTCGCGATGCGCGGCGCCAAGGGCGAGGTGCAGATCTTCACCGGCACGTACTGGGTCGTGGCGAATTCGCCCGCCTTCCAGGAGCCGGGCGACGCCGCGCCCCTCATGCAGAACGTGCTGGACAACCTGCCGAAGCAGTGA